CAGAGGATTTAAGCCCACCATTAACAATGTAGATAAAAAGTCAATGAAGATGGACAAGTGGGGATTTTTGTGCTTCAGAGAGTACAATACCTTGAAAATGGTTGCAAAGTTGCATTTCTCTAGACAGAGGCCCCAGTTTTCACGTCTATGGCCCCCCAAAGGTTATAAAGGTAGAATGACCCATACAATAGAACAGACACAAATCTGTTCTAGTATGTGTAATCCCtcatgaaaaaagtaataaacacaCAAACTATAGGTAAATCAGAAATGGCACAAAGCAAAATTGGCATGAAAACGGAGCCAGAGCTAATTAACACGGTCAGTGTCCCAAGTCCTGCCCCACATGGCTGGGTTCAAGAGTGAGGTACAGCAgcagccaaaggcagaagagaaacaaCCCCTTCCCCACACCGCCCTTTAGTTTGAACCCTGGGCAGGCTGGAGGGGTAGCCTATAAGGGCGTGTCCACCTGACGCAGGGATGCTCGAACTAGCTTGTACAGAGCTTGAGGAGTGCTGAAACACTCTGGCAGGGAAGTCCTCATGTCCCGTTTTCAGTTCCATCTCTCTTCTTCACCCGACCCCGCCGAGTAGCTTTGGCCCCGTCCTCAGCCACTCCCTTGCCCGCCAACTCCCCTTAAAGTGTATGGAGAGAAACCTTGGAGTGATTCATGTGCCTCCCTGGGCTAGCTTCCCCTGCCCGGAAGGGGGCCTGACTAGCTGACTTCTGGTCCCCACCTTCCCTTCAGCCCTGCCCTGCAAgatccccaccccacaccatccctcccctccgcccctgCTACGCCGGGGGTCCTCCGGAAACTACCCGCACTCACTGTCCCCGCAGCTCCACCTTGGAGGAGAGGGGCTTCTTCGAATGCTTGGGCCGTGGCGGTGGTGCCCAGGTCTGAGGCTCCCGCAGCGGGGTTAACGGGGGCAGGGGACAACGCGGGAGCCAGCAGCCGCCCTCAGCCGAGCCAAGCCCTCCGCCCCGCTTGGCCCGGACGCAGGGCTGGCCGCGGCggcggggcagggagggcggCCCAGCGCTCGTGCGGGCTCCGCTCTCGGAGCGAACATGCTCGGCTCCCCGCAGCCCGGCGACGCTCCGGAGCGGAGCGCGGCTCGCCCGCCACTCAGCCCCGCCCGGTCCGGCGAGCGGCACAGGTTCCCGCAGCCCCGCCTGCCCGACGCGCGCCGGTTGCCAGGCGCCAGGAGCTTCCGGGCCGCCTTACGCTCTTGGTCACCAGCCGCGGTCTTCTCCCAGCAGGGACTGACGATTAGGGTGCCCAGCCAGGAAGGCCCCTGGGCGGCTAGAAGGCTGCTTAGGACACACTCAGCAACTACTATAGGTGCCACCACTATAGTAGGGGCACCTGCAAGGGCACTGCTACGGCAGGTGGTGGAGGAGGGCGGAGTGCAGGTTGGGAAGTAGCTGATTGAGGCTGGGTGTATAGATAGGACTCAGACACCGCCCAAGTTCAGAGAGGCACAAAATTTGCGCCAGGCGCCTGTAGAGTGGGTAGTGGGCAGTTAGGCAAAGTTACGTTTTCTCCGGGTTGCATTTTTAAGATTCAAACTAACCAGGCTCTCCAGAGTACTGTGAAACTTTCAAACAGCCCAGCAATACCTGCTATCTCAATCTCAGGTTAAGTGACCTAGTCATTCCAGAGTTCCCTCAACATGCCCGCCCGAAATTCCATGTTCTATGTCTCCTTTGTCTAGGTTCTTTGGTGAAAGCTTAGGTGCGGGTCCGTCCCCTCCCCAGTAAGGAAGCCTAGCACCCCGACTTGCGTGATAGGACCTTAGCATCTATACTTTTGCTGAATTAAACCCTCTAGCTCCATTTCATGACCCCAGATAGGGCTGCAAGTTTAGCCCTAGTAATAGACAGTTTCAGATTTTTCAAAACTGAAGCTGCTTTCAAACACACCACTTTTCTGTGTTCATTAAGTTCCACACTCACACTCCCTAGTTCCTCTGGTTAAGAAAACTCTAATCAGATCTGGAACCTAATACTTATCCcaccactggggcgcctgggtggctcagtgggttaaagcctctgccttcagctcaggtcatgatcccagagtcctgggattgagccccacatcaggctctctgctccgcagggagcctgcttcctcctctatctctgcctgcctctctgcctacttgtgatctctgtcaaattaaaaaaaaaaaaaaaatacttatccCACCACTTACTTGTGTGATCCTGGGGGAAGGAAAGTTAACCTCTCACCTAAAAAATGGGGATAGTGGTATACTTACCTAATGGAATAGGCTGCACATTAAAATGACGcaaagaatttaaagagaaaGGCCTGGGACCCATCCCCCCAACTAATCGGTTCTAGGATTGCCCTCAAAGTGGAAAAGGGACCAAGAATTATATAAAGTGTACACTAGCAGTCAATACATGATtgaatgtttattattaaatGGTCTGCTGTCATATCCTCTTGGCTGTCACATCTGCCACTGACACTGCCTCCCAACTCTTGACTCCTGCTGTTCTATCACCAGTTGTCCAAATTCTACCTCCTTTGTGAAATTTCCCAATCTGCACAGCATGAACAATTTCCTATACTCCCCTAACATGCTGTTCTATTTTCACATAATTGATCCCTACATAAAACTCATCTTTGAGTCCTTTACAGTAAcatatgtgcatgtatacatacatacatacatgtatttaatCTCCATGAACCCACAGTGCAGCCCCCAACTCCTCTGACCATTCACCAAGGACAATGTGCCTGCAACtggaaaattaaaactttaaattccTATTGCTTTCAAGAGGTTGATTCAGTCAATAAAGCAAAAGGACTGCAAAGCACCAGGCACTCCCTATTCTAGGTGCTAGAACAGAGAAGGCAAATACTCAAACCTTATAGTGGTACATAGTACTGTATGTACTCTCAAAACCTTGAGTGGCTGTGAAAAGCAACaggaataaatggaaaagtatttCAAGGAGTAAGAAATGCTGTGAAAAATACAGGGTTATATTAAGAAATGTGTCATAAGAACTTTTTCCAGAATTACCAAGTAAAATACACAGACCTGAGGGCCAAGTGTTCCAGACACAAGATTACAAGCACCAAGAGTAATTAGAAGCTtgtcatttttaagaaacaagaatATAGCTGGGAACTAAAGATCAAAGAATGGCCCTCCCAAACATTTCCCTGCCATAATTCCTGGAATATGCTGCCTACAGACAACTTTTCCTAATGTACTTAAATTAAGGAATTTGAGATGTGGAGACTATCCTAGATTATCTGGGTGTCTCAATTTGATCACAAGTGTCCTTAGACTTTGAAGATGGAACAAGGGGCTACAAGCCAAAAAATCCAAGTGgtttctagaaactggaaaaaaacacaccaagaaattgggttttccttttcctctagagccttcagagggcaGACAGGCCTGATGACACCCTGACTTAGCTCTGGGAAACCAATTTTGGACTTCTTACCTCTGaaattgttaaagaaaataaatgttttaagtcCCTCAAGTttgtaatttgttacaacagcaacAGGAAACAAGACCTTAGTGCCTACTACTCTGTATCAAGTACGAAGTTGAAAGGATTAAAAAGCTGGCCTTAAAAAGTTTTAACCAAGCAAGGGAGACATCTGTATCAAAGCAACATTTTGGCTGGTTCGGTATGAGTCTGTAAAGAAAACAGTGGGGGCAGAATGTTGTCAGTCTTCCCCTACAGGTGGTTCCAACACCCCAGAAAGCGGACACATCCTCGACATCTCTGTAGCACTTATCTCATAGTACTTGTGTTATGTCTAGCTTTCTAATTAGACTGACACATGAAAGTATAGGCTCTTTTACTTTGTATGACCCTGCTAGATGCTCAAGATATAATATACAGTAAATAGTATTTACTTAGTACTTTGAGCTAGGACTGCTCTGAACACCTGATATCAAAATCCTAGATTAGGCACATCTAAACTATCTTCCCCATTTTGCTGATAAAGATTCATTGGCCCAAACTATTAAGTGAAGGCTGGATATGAACTCATTTTGTCTCCAGAACACTCAATCCAGCCTATGACAAAAGAACTTCCAGAGCAGTATGAGGTAACACCTGCTAAAGATCAGTGAATGCAACAACTAAGCTTCATGACTTGAAGAGAGGTAGCTAGTTTAAGATCTTAGAATTGGAATGTTGAAGGGCACAAAAGTAAATTTACGTATGTAGGTAAATTTTTGTAGAACCAACTGGGTGAGGCCCAGACTTTCAAAGATTGGTTAGCCTTCTAGGGAAGAGTCCCCTTAGGTGATACCATCTTTTAGGAGGTGGGTTTTCTAAACAAGGTGTTAACCTGCATTTCAATAGGTTCTAACAGTTCACAAAGCATTTTCATACACCTTTTAGTCCTCACAATCCTGTGAAGTCAGACCAATTACCCCACTCTACTCCCTAGGACCTAACAGCAGAAATTACCACCCTAACAtgccttcctcctttcctgctttgcAACTGCCTAGGTTCCTTTATTCTGAAGCAAGCACTTTAGACTGCTCTATGGCAGTATTAGATGTCTGCAACTCCTCCCTTACTCCCAAATGCTCACATGGCTGTTTCCCCATCCTCTGGGCCTCTGGCCCCAGTCAGAAAGTAATTTGTATGAACTGAATCTCCCAGACTGAAACATGTCCAGAAAGGCCATGTACTGACAATATACCATTTATCCTACATATTCCCAACAGATGTTCCTATCCCTCCACCAGCTTCAAAAACTTTTGCTTCGGggagcctcggtggctcaatgggttaatgcctctgcctttggctcaggtcatgatctcagggtcctaggattgagccccgcatcaggttctctgctcagcagggagcctgcttcctcctctctgcctacttgtgatctctgtctgtcaaataaataaataaaatcttaaaaaaaacacaaaaccacttTTGCTTCTTTGGGTAATGTGTCCATTTGTGGGCTATAAACAAATGTACAACTACTGACAGTGGGCATTTACTGAAACACCAAAATTTCTTGCAAAACACTGGTACACTCAGTAACATGTAATACTGACTTGACAAACTCAAGAATCTTCTGAAGATGGTTCTAAAGAACCGCCACACCACTGGCACAATCAATGAGGACTACAAAAACTTTTTATATGTACTTTGTATTATGTTCTACACTGAAAACGATCAGTTCACTAATCTGAGATACATCCAATACATACGAATTATTACTTATAAACTAAGAAACCTTTTCACGTTTTTGCTCGTTAGTGCTATAGGTGCTCCAAAACAACTTGCATCTATGAgcactaatttcatttttttcctttataacatCAAAATGCATAACAGAATTATTAAAATCTTACCTAAATAtccagaagcaaaacaaaaaatggaacacaaaaggaaaacacattcaCAACAGTACTTTATAGAAAACCCAAAGCCTCAGAGGACAGAACCTCagcaacattatttttctttataaactgAGTTTTTATTACCTTACCTATAAATCATGCACAAAAGCCTATGAAATAGGCTTCCTTAGAACAGAACTACCTTGGCTAACTATGTGGCACAAtgcaaaagtgaaaaattaagagaaattctTTGTACAGAAGAGTCTTTAATAAACCTAAGTAATGTTTTCCATCTATCAAGATACAAATGCGACCCTAGTTTTACACGCAAAGActgttgacttttaatttttttttaaatttgttagagaaagagagagagacagcttgcgcacgcaagcacaggcagacagtggtaggcagaggcagaagcaggctctctgccgagcaaggagcccaacaagggactcatcccagaacgctgggatcatgacctgagccaaaggcagccgcttaaccaactgagccaaccaggcgtcccttgacttttaattttatcaCACACTTAAGACTTGctttaataggggcacctgggactgagtcccacgggggggctctctgctcagtggggagcctactttacccccctctctgcctgctgctctgcctacttgtgatctctgtcaaataaataaataaaatcattaaaaaaaaaatagttaagggACAGCAGGGTCAGGCTAGCAAAGAAGTCACCAAGACGACAACACATTTCCATTTGAGAGTAGTCCTTTATTAACTGGCCCGATTACAAAAATAATCATGGTAGATACCtgaaaagggggggaggggaagaaaggctCATTAAAGAAACCACCTTAGTAGATTACAATAAACATAAatcaagaaattttaagaaagtgcttcagaaaaaaaacccaggctttttttttctctttcctccataAATATCCACAAAAAGAATAATCACACCAGCTGTAACCAGGTAAGATGACTGACTTCCTGCCCCTTAAAAATATTAGAACCCAACCCAACACTTAATAATATTTACCCCAAAAGCCCAAGATCACCACCACATTTACTCTTATTATTAAGTAAACTTTTATTGAGATTTAGCTGCTCACCTTAGTTCATTCTTCGAATAAGCCTATTGATCTGGTCTTCCCTGTTGCCAGCATCTCCACCTTCCACAAAATGGGTGGTCTTTTTCTTCATCCCCCCTCGTGGAGAAGATAATTTGAAGGGCCATAAAAAGTTGTTTGCCTCTTTGAAACGTTTTCCAACAGTATAGATCTCGTGAATCAGATCCTCCATGCAGATGATGCCATATTTACCTGAACATTTTAAAGATCATTAAAATCGTTAGCTGTTTTTATAAACTTTAGGATATTCAGCAAGGACAATTACAGGCCATGAAACTTTAAATCAAGAGTAAAGTGGCAAAGAGGAAAATTCATGGCTGTATTTACAAAGATGAAGCTTGAGCCAATGAAATCATAACTTACACTTTCCACAGACTTGTGTATAGGGAACATGGATAGATTAATAATAGAATGAATATATGGCAACAAGATGCCAGAAAATGTCAAACTTTTCTAATAATCAAGTTTATCCTATAGGCAGAACCTACCAAGAGATCGGGCAATCAATGTGTTATCTGTCAGGGCAATTCGCTTCTTGTTGATTTTGCCATAACCACGCTTGTAGATTAATTCATTCACTGACTTCAGGTTAGGGtacctaaaatagaaaaaaacaaaacaaaacaaaacagatctaAATGACCAAAGAATAGGGTTATTACCATTAGAACATCTGAAATCCACCTTGCTAACATCCAGTTCGAAAGGAACTCTTAGTAAAGGACAGACTTACCCCCATGCTATATATGGTTCCACAATCCTTAACATGTTAACTGAAGCCTTGTTGAGCTTAACAAAGGTGCCATTGAAGATTTGACGAAGGCGAAGGAGCTGCAACACCTTTCGAACCTTCGGGCTCACACCATTGATGCTGCAGAAGAAAAAAGGACTTAGCTTTATcagaatttttattaagaataggAAACAAACTATTATAAATTCCAGACAAGTCCCacctaaataaacagaaatctttTCATGTTACAATGACCACTGgcatttttcctttaattagCTACTCTGACATTTTAAACTTCCtgacctattttcttttttagctccTGAGTCTTTATAAAGTTTGATTTTCAAAGCAAATAACAGGTCTTATCTCATGCTGTCTAGACTAACTATGTTCTGCAGTTTTCAGCAATGTTCTTTCAATGTGAAATTTAATTATGAATTGatactttcattcattttcaacaGGCTGGTTCTGAAGTACCTGTATCACCAAAACTTTTTGCCAATTATGTATTTAAGCTTAAAAACTAAGAAGACTTGATTTTATCCTAGAAACTCACTGCTTTTGAAAACGGTGCATCACAATATGGCACATTTTCTGTAAGAAGTTTTTTTTCCTAGGGGCCAATTTCAGTGTATTGTGGTCTGT
This region of Mustela erminea isolate mMusErm1 chromosome 16, mMusErm1.Pri, whole genome shotgun sequence genomic DNA includes:
- the RPL7 gene encoding 60S ribosomal protein L7, whose amino-acid sequence is MRRLPLFPAGTMEGAEEKKKKVPAVPETLKKKRRNFAELKIKRLRKKFAQKMLRKARRKLIYEKAKHYHKEYRQMYRTEIRMARMARKAGNFYVPAEPKLAFVIRIRGINGVSPKVRKVLQLLRLRQIFNGTFVKLNKASVNMLRIVEPYIAWGYPNLKSVNELIYKRGYGKINKKRIALTDNTLIARSLGKYGIICMEDLIHEIYTVGKRFKEANNFLWPFKLSSPRGGMKKKTTHFVEGGDAGNREDQINRLIRRMN